In Leptolyngbya sp. SIO1E4, one DNA window encodes the following:
- a CDS encoding ABC transporter permease has translation MKKRSLSFYLLAAFFGLFVLFLYGPMITIFILSLQGPDGALTFPVRSFGVYWLGQVFQEQRVGNFVEPFQRSLVLGGFVTVLVGSMSVLAAMAFRQRFRGSTVLFYLTIASLIVPSILVSLGLGVMFQVLGWSTNWFSSGLGAHLTWTLPIAFLIMLGIFNRFDASYEEAAKDLGANDAKTFWEIVLPLLAPSLVGVGLLTFTLSYDEFTRTSLVSGQHNTLPLEIFGMTTNVTSPALYALGTLTTLFSFSLIAIAYFTYRTLSRRQQS, from the coding sequence ATGAAAAAACGATCGCTGTCTTTTTATTTACTGGCTGCTTTTTTCGGGCTGTTTGTGCTGTTTCTCTACGGTCCGATGATTACCATCTTCATCCTGTCGCTGCAGGGACCCGATGGGGCGCTGACGTTTCCGGTGCGGAGCTTTGGGGTCTATTGGCTGGGGCAGGTGTTTCAGGAGCAGCGGGTGGGCAATTTTGTAGAGCCCTTTCAGCGATCGCTAGTGTTGGGGGGCTTTGTGACGGTTTTGGTGGGGAGCATGTCGGTGCTGGCTGCGATGGCATTTCGGCAACGGTTTAGGGGCTCAACGGTGCTGTTTTACCTGACCATTGCCAGCCTAATTGTGCCAAGCATTTTGGTTTCCCTGGGGCTGGGAGTCATGTTTCAGGTGTTGGGATGGTCTACAAACTGGTTTTCTTCTGGCTTAGGCGCACATCTGACTTGGACGCTGCCCATTGCCTTTCTGATTATGCTGGGCATTTTCAACCGCTTTGATGCCTCCTATGAGGAGGCAGCTAAAGACCTGGGTGCTAATGACGCCAAAACCTTTTGGGAAATTGTGCTGCCGCTGCTAGCGCCGAGTTTGGTGGGGGTGGGCTTACTTACCTTTACCCTGTCCTACGATGAGTTCACCCGCACGTCTCTGGTGTCTGGGCAACACAACACCCTGCCCCTAGAGATTTTTGGGATGACCACTAATGTGACATCCCCTGCCCTCTATGCCTTAGGGACGCTGACCACGCTATTTTCCTTTAGCTTGATTGCGATCGCGTATTTCACCTATCGCACCCTCTCCCGCCGTCAGCAATCATGA
- a CDS encoding ABC transporter permease produces the protein MAKPWTTLKPYVLATPQAIALSLFLIFPIVLIGVVSFWEFNGYSMTPAFTLDNYIGIFTSDVTLRTYLNTFKFVGLVWLGTLLIGYPVAYFLAFHVPKLRWQVLLFLVCTIPFWTSNIIRMISWIPLLGKEGLVNQLLIGVGLIDQPLAFLLYSDFAVVLGMVHLYIIFMIAPIFNSLMRIDRTLITAAEDMGASGFGVFKEIILPLSAPGIAIGSIFIVTLVMGEFVTVRLMGGGQAASVGKLIQTQIGSLQYPLAAANAIVLLAVTMILVISILRVVNIRKEL, from the coding sequence ATGGCTAAACCCTGGACGACCCTTAAACCCTATGTGTTGGCAACGCCCCAAGCGATCGCCCTATCGCTGTTTCTGATCTTTCCGATTGTGCTGATTGGGGTGGTGAGTTTTTGGGAGTTCAATGGGTATTCCATGACCCCTGCCTTCACCCTGGACAACTACATCGGCATTTTTACCTCCGATGTCACCCTGAGAACTTATCTCAACACCTTCAAATTTGTGGGGCTGGTGTGGTTGGGTACGCTTCTGATTGGCTATCCAGTGGCCTATTTTCTAGCGTTTCATGTGCCCAAGCTGCGCTGGCAAGTGCTGCTGTTTTTGGTCTGCACCATCCCATTTTGGACCTCCAACATCATTCGCATGATTTCTTGGATCCCGCTCTTGGGTAAAGAGGGGTTAGTGAATCAACTGCTCATAGGGGTGGGGCTAATTGACCAGCCGCTGGCGTTTTTACTGTATTCAGATTTTGCCGTGGTGTTGGGGATGGTGCACCTCTACATCATTTTTATGATCGCGCCGATTTTTAATAGCCTCATGCGCATTGACCGCACCCTAATCACAGCTGCAGAAGATATGGGCGCGTCGGGGTTTGGGGTGTTTAAGGAAATCATTTTGCCCCTCTCGGCTCCGGGCATTGCCATTGGCTCGATTTTTATCGTCACCCTGGTCATGGGGGAATTTGTGACGGTGCGTCTGATGGGGGGTGGGCAGGCGGCGTCTGTCGGCAAGCTGATTCAAACGCAGATCGGCAGTTTGCAGTATCCCTTGGCGGCGGCAAATGCGATTGTGCTGCTGGCGGTGACGATGATTTTGGTGATTTCGATTTTGCGGGTGGTGAATATTCGCAAGGAATTATGA
- a CDS encoding extracellular solute-binding protein codes for MMGLSRRHVIRTGLAAGAAVAAARCSGAPQGTPNNPAPGPEVNTNQIKDVTLRLIGTGVSQINEIRDKAQEDLGFKLEMRALSTEENNQIAITQPDQYDIFDGEYFSLPLVVPSGNLQPIEVAKINDWDKIVPFFTTGQFEGMPVEGSQGTAPYRVMYLTGPDSKEFADTPTDHATLIPFQYNADTLGYRPDLVGRQIETWGELFNEEFRGKTSILDIPQIGIMDAAMIAEALGLMAFGDKGNMTREEIDQITDILKEQKAAGQFRAFWKTFDESVNLMASGEVILQSMWSPAVTAVQAQGIECIYAPLKEGYRGWGGGVGLSKNLEGIQLDAAYEYLNWMLEGWVGAFLGRQGYYSAAPENSKKYMSEAEWAYWYDGQAAPEDIVDPFGKTLAKTGATRDGGAFAERFGNIVVWNSTMDENTYLVQKWNEFIAS; via the coding sequence ATTATGGGATTGTCTCGTCGTCATGTGATTCGTACCGGGTTAGCGGCTGGGGCTGCTGTGGCTGCAGCCCGCTGTAGCGGCGCTCCCCAGGGAACGCCTAATAACCCTGCGCCAGGCCCCGAAGTGAACACCAACCAGATTAAGGATGTCACCCTGCGGCTTATCGGTACGGGCGTTTCTCAGATCAATGAGATTCGTGACAAAGCGCAGGAAGATCTGGGCTTCAAGCTAGAAATGCGAGCCTTGAGCACCGAAGAAAATAACCAGATCGCAATCACCCAGCCTGACCAATACGACATCTTTGATGGGGAGTATTTCAGCCTGCCGCTGGTAGTTCCGTCCGGTAATCTGCAGCCCATTGAAGTCGCCAAGATTAACGATTGGGATAAGATTGTGCCCTTCTTTACCACGGGCCAGTTTGAAGGCATGCCTGTAGAAGGCTCCCAGGGCACGGCCCCCTACCGGGTGATGTATCTGACCGGGCCAGATTCTAAAGAATTTGCTGATACACCCACTGACCATGCGACGTTGATTCCCTTCCAGTACAACGCTGATACGCTGGGGTATCGCCCTGACCTGGTGGGCCGTCAGATTGAAACCTGGGGTGAGTTATTTAATGAAGAATTTCGAGGTAAAACGTCGATCCTCGATATTCCTCAGATTGGCATCATGGACGCGGCCATGATCGCTGAAGCGCTGGGCCTCATGGCCTTTGGCGACAAGGGCAACATGACGCGAGAAGAAATTGACCAGATTACCGACATCCTGAAGGAACAAAAGGCAGCAGGCCAGTTCCGAGCCTTCTGGAAAACGTTTGATGAGTCGGTGAACCTCATGGCCTCTGGAGAGGTGATTCTGCAGTCGATGTGGTCTCCAGCGGTGACGGCTGTACAAGCCCAGGGCATTGAGTGTATTTATGCGCCCCTGAAGGAAGGCTATCGCGGCTGGGGCGGCGGTGTGGGCCTCTCTAAAAACCTGGAAGGCATCCAGCTAGATGCCGCCTATGAGTACCTGAACTGGATGCTAGAAGGCTGGGTGGGTGCCTTCTTAGGGCGCCAGGGCTACTACAGCGCGGCCCCTGAAAACTCCAAGAAATACATGTCTGAGGCGGAATGGGCCTATTGGTATGACGGGCAGGCTGCCCCTGAAGACATTGTTGACCCCTTTGGCAAAACTTTGGCTAAGACCGGGGCCACACGGGACGGCGGTGCCTTTGCAGAACGCTTTGGCAATATTGTGGTTTGGAATTCCACGATGGATGAGAACACCTACCTCGTCCAGAAATGGAATGAGTTTATTGCCTCTTAG
- a CDS encoding ABC transporter ATP-binding protein has translation MTVDMDKTTSSSALQPQAGSAAAKIQYALAEGAAGVALRSVTKKYGAVTAVENLTLDIPAGSYCCLLGPSGCGKTTTLRMIAGHELVTSGEVLIGDRRVTTLPPAQRNTAMMFQNYALFPHKTVWQNIEFGLRMQGVSAPQRKKQVGEILELVGLSHTASRKPDQLSGGQQQRIALARALVTRPQVLMLDEPLSALDENLRVRMRSELRKIQKQFGLTFIQVTHHVEEAFSLSDQIVVMDHGHIDQVATPTDLFNRPASRFVAKFIGDNNIFEGMVVRSQPESDGFDMIELDVAGIGAVFCRGNAVQPGQTAACSVRPDLLTVAPHGAELAAASAAQANQLSVRIVDVELTGYVTRVGLLTEATGQELLYKVRTQDWTAANLQEGQLVTLQWSAHDCVFLPY, from the coding sequence ATGACAGTCGACATGGACAAAACGACCTCTTCCTCTGCACTGCAACCCCAAGCAGGCAGCGCTGCAGCAAAGATTCAGTACGCGCTGGCAGAAGGGGCGGCAGGGGTGGCGTTACGGTCTGTGACGAAGAAGTATGGGGCAGTCACTGCGGTTGAAAATCTCACCCTAGATATTCCAGCTGGGTCTTATTGCTGTTTGCTGGGGCCGAGTGGCTGCGGCAAAACCACGACGCTGCGAATGATTGCGGGACATGAATTGGTCACCAGCGGGGAGGTGTTGATTGGCGATCGCCGGGTGACCACCCTGCCTCCGGCCCAGCGAAACACGGCCATGATGTTTCAGAACTATGCCCTTTTTCCCCACAAAACGGTGTGGCAAAACATTGAGTTTGGGCTGCGGATGCAGGGTGTCAGCGCCCCTCAGCGGAAAAAGCAGGTGGGTGAAATTTTAGAGCTGGTGGGTCTGAGCCATACCGCTAGCCGTAAGCCTGATCAGCTCAGTGGTGGTCAGCAGCAGCGCATTGCCCTGGCCCGTGCCCTGGTGACCCGCCCTCAGGTGCTCATGCTAGACGAGCCCCTGAGCGCGCTAGACGAAAATTTGCGGGTACGCATGCGCAGCGAACTGCGCAAAATTCAGAAACAGTTTGGTCTCACGTTCATCCAGGTCACCCACCATGTTGAAGAGGCCTTTTCTCTGTCTGACCAAATTGTGGTGATGGATCATGGCCACATCGATCAGGTTGCTACCCCCACAGACTTGTTTAATAGACCTGCTTCTCGCTTCGTGGCAAAATTCATCGGTGACAACAACATTTTTGAGGGAATGGTGGTGCGATCGCAGCCCGAGAGCGATGGGTTCGACATGATTGAACTGGATGTAGCCGGTATTGGCGCTGTATTTTGTCGGGGCAATGCCGTACAGCCAGGGCAAACGGCGGCCTGCTCTGTGCGTCCTGATCTACTGACCGTCGCCCCCCATGGGGCTGAGCTGGCGGCTGCTTCTGCGGCTCAGGCTAATCAACTCTCCGTCCGCATTGTGGATGTGGAATTGACAGGCTACGTGACCCGTGTCGGGCTGTTGACCGAAGCCACGGGGCAAGAATTGCTCTATAAAGTGCGGACTCAAGACTGGACTGCAGCCAACCTTCAAGAAGGCCAGCTTGTCACACTGCAATGGTCGGCCCATGACTGTGTATTTTTGCCCTATTGA
- a CDS encoding site-2 protease family protein, whose protein sequence is MVTLLLFLTAIALLVWGFNRARPYGKIGIFAWLQSVVLMVPWLLFFGLFTLGVYLNLAGVLLLVVVSAGLYIYLGRRLRAMGQDELMAQRLAAMVATDEAKEAGQETADDTASNGETAETSTPLDANGSGHEHSTEVRPTVEVASMPAADLAALEGIFGIDTFFRTETVPYEQGAIFKGNLRGQPDASLEQLSALAEERVGDTYRLFLIQDPSEKPVVVALPKSVDPQPLTPLQKGLTAVLGIATCLTCMEASGILLGFDLFATPAKWPSVLPLTIGILAILIAHELGHWVMAQQRGAKLSWPFFLPAWEIGSFGALTRIESVLPDRKTLFDIAFAGPAAGGLLSFGMLLLGLVLSHPGSQFQIPVEFFQGSVLVGALAKGVLGAALSEPLVDVHPLTIVGWLGLVITALNLLPAGQLDGGRIVQAIYGRKTAGRATVITLIILAIASLANPLALYWAALILFLQRNLERPALNELTEPDDARAALGLLALFLALAALLPLTPGLAGRLGIG, encoded by the coding sequence ATGGTTACCCTGCTGCTTTTCTTGACCGCGATCGCCCTACTCGTCTGGGGCTTTAATCGCGCCCGCCCCTACGGCAAGATAGGCATTTTTGCCTGGTTACAGTCGGTCGTCTTGATGGTGCCGTGGCTGCTATTTTTCGGCCTATTTACCCTTGGGGTTTATCTCAACCTGGCAGGGGTGCTGTTGCTGGTGGTGGTGTCTGCCGGTCTCTACATTTATTTAGGGCGGCGCTTGCGGGCCATGGGCCAAGATGAACTCATGGCCCAACGGTTAGCCGCAATGGTCGCCACCGACGAGGCTAAGGAAGCGGGTCAAGAAACCGCTGATGACACCGCCTCTAACGGAGAGACCGCAGAAACATCGACCCCTTTAGATGCCAATGGCAGCGGGCATGAGCACTCAACAGAGGTGCGGCCTACGGTTGAAGTGGCCTCCATGCCTGCAGCGGATCTCGCGGCTTTAGAAGGTATCTTTGGCATCGATACGTTCTTCCGTACAGAAACCGTGCCCTACGAACAGGGCGCCATCTTTAAGGGAAACTTGCGGGGTCAACCAGATGCGTCTTTAGAGCAGCTTTCAGCGTTAGCTGAAGAGCGGGTGGGAGACACCTATCGACTCTTTCTGATTCAAGATCCGAGTGAGAAACCGGTGGTGGTAGCGCTCCCGAAGAGTGTCGATCCTCAACCGCTTACGCCGCTGCAGAAGGGATTGACCGCTGTTTTAGGCATTGCCACTTGCTTGACCTGTATGGAAGCCAGCGGCATTTTGTTGGGATTTGACCTATTCGCCACACCCGCAAAATGGCCGTCGGTGCTGCCATTGACCATAGGCATTTTAGCCATCCTCATTGCCCATGAACTGGGGCATTGGGTCATGGCTCAGCAGCGAGGTGCCAAGCTCAGCTGGCCTTTTTTCTTACCCGCCTGGGAGATCGGCTCTTTTGGCGCCCTGACGCGCATTGAGTCTGTTTTGCCCGATCGCAAAACCCTGTTTGACATTGCCTTTGCAGGCCCGGCAGCAGGGGGGCTACTGTCTTTTGGCATGTTGTTATTGGGCCTGGTACTGTCTCACCCTGGCAGTCAGTTTCAGATTCCGGTGGAGTTTTTTCAGGGCTCCGTCTTGGTGGGGGCGTTGGCAAAAGGCGTCTTGGGGGCGGCTCTGTCAGAACCTTTGGTAGATGTGCATCCTTTAACCATTGTGGGGTGGCTGGGGTTAGTAATTACGGCCCTCAATTTACTCCCTGCCGGGCAACTCGATGGGGGGCGTATTGTCCAGGCTATCTATGGTCGCAAAACGGCGGGTCGGGCCACAGTCATCACCCTGATCATTTTGGCGATCGCCTCCTTAGCCAATCCTTTAGCCCTGTATTGGGCTGCGCTGATACTCTTCTTGCAGCGCAACCTTGAACGCCCTGCCCTGAACGAACTCACCGAACCGGATGATGCCAGAGCAGCCCTGGGGCTGTTGGCGCTCTTTCTTGCCCTGGCTGCCTTGCTACCGTTAACACCTGGGCTGGCGGGGCGCTTAGGCATTGGCTAA
- a CDS encoding 5-formyltetrahydrofolate cyclo-ligase, with translation MSFSAPSDFHNPRQQDKADLRRRLLKARQAIPPPLWQQKSDRICAHLQSWPEFQRARCILAYWSFRNEPTLSALMDAKRLWGLPRCSGKTMIWHQWQGAQNLQTGRFGITEPRPDAPPVDPAQVDLILVPAVACDVRGYRLGYGGGFYDRMLSQPQWRRQTTIAIVFEYARLPTIPKDPWDRPMQGICTETGLYLADVP, from the coding sequence ATGTCATTTTCTGCCCCTTCCGATTTCCATAACCCGCGTCAGCAGGACAAGGCCGATCTCCGTCGCCGTTTGCTTAAGGCGAGGCAGGCGATCCCGCCGCCGCTCTGGCAGCAAAAGAGCGATCGCATTTGTGCCCATCTACAGAGTTGGCCTGAGTTTCAGCGTGCTCGCTGCATCTTGGCCTATTGGAGCTTTCGCAACGAGCCCACCCTCAGCGCCCTGATGGATGCCAAACGCCTGTGGGGACTCCCCCGCTGTAGTGGCAAAACCATGATCTGGCATCAATGGCAGGGGGCGCAGAACCTGCAAACGGGGCGCTTTGGCATCACTGAGCCCAGGCCAGATGCGCCCCCAGTCGACCCCGCTCAGGTGGATCTGATTTTGGTACCCGCGGTGGCCTGTGATGTCAGGGGCTATCGGCTGGGCTATGGCGGCGGGTTTTATGACCGTATGCTCAGCCAGCCCCAGTGGCGTCGGCAGACCACGATCGCGATCGTGTTTGAATATGCCCGCTTGCCCACGATTCCCAAAGACCCGTGGGATCGACCCATGCAAGGGATTTGTACAGAAACAGGGCTCTACCTTGCAGATGTTCCCTAA
- the puuE gene encoding allantoinase PuuE, which yields MSSPYPRDLVGYGQTPPHPQWPNEAQLALQFVINYEEGGENCILHGDAASEAFLSETVGATPLLGVRSLNMESMYEYGSRAGFWRLHRLFTQRQIPVTVYAVAMALERNPAAGQAMVKAGWEVASHGYRWIDYQYVSEAVEQAHIRKAIEIQTQVTGSRPLGFYQGRLSPNTRRLVVEEGGFLYDADSYADDLPYWVYDYGRPHLVIPYTLDTNDMRFATYQGFNSGDQFFAYLRDAFDVLYAEGETAPKMLSVGLHCRLSGRPGRAAALARFLDYVQGHNNVWICRRIDIAHHWRTYHPPK from the coding sequence ATGTCTTCTCCCTATCCCCGTGATCTTGTTGGCTATGGTCAAACCCCGCCCCATCCCCAGTGGCCTAATGAAGCTCAACTGGCGCTTCAGTTTGTTATCAACTACGAAGAAGGGGGCGAAAACTGCATTTTGCACGGCGATGCTGCCTCAGAAGCGTTTTTATCTGAGACTGTGGGGGCTACGCCGCTGTTGGGGGTCCGTAGCCTCAATATGGAATCGATGTACGAATACGGCAGCCGAGCAGGCTTTTGGCGACTACACCGCTTATTTACCCAACGGCAAATCCCCGTTACGGTCTATGCAGTGGCCATGGCGTTGGAACGCAATCCCGCAGCGGGGCAAGCCATGGTCAAAGCCGGATGGGAAGTGGCCAGCCATGGCTATCGCTGGATTGACTATCAATACGTCAGCGAAGCTGTCGAGCAGGCACACATTCGCAAAGCTATTGAAATCCAGACCCAAGTTACTGGCAGCCGCCCCCTGGGCTTCTATCAGGGCCGCCTTAGCCCCAATACCCGTCGTTTGGTGGTGGAAGAAGGCGGGTTTCTCTACGATGCTGACAGCTACGCCGACGATCTGCCCTATTGGGTCTACGACTACGGGCGGCCCCATTTGGTGATTCCTTACACCCTGGATACCAACGATATGCGCTTCGCCACCTATCAGGGGTTTAACTCAGGCGATCAGTTTTTTGCCTATCTGCGCGATGCCTTTGATGTGCTCTACGCTGAAGGCGAAACGGCCCCCAAGATGCTGAGTGTGGGGCTGCATTGTCGCTTGAGTGGGCGACCGGGCCGGGCTGCAGCTCTGGCCAGGTTTTTAGACTATGTGCAAGGCCACAATAACGTCTGGATCTGCCGCCGGATCGATATTGCGCACCACTGGCGAACCTACCATCCGCCTAAGTAA
- a CDS encoding GNAT family N-acetyltransferase, with translation MAAQNYTIKTMTRSELDLAIDWAASEGWNPGRYDADCFYAADPNGFLMGWLQDEPIASISVVKYGASFGFLGFYIVKPEFRGLGYGFQIWQAGLNYLQGCNIGLDGVVAQQDNYLKSGFKLAYRNIRYEGRGDGVAAAPQAELVPLTSLPIDTVIEYDRPFFPDDRTAFLKRWLAQPDCVEIGLMHDQSLAGYGVLRVCRSGYKIGPLFADTPQFADVLFLALKSKVPSGSPFYLDVPEINAPAIALAERHHMHSMFETARMYTQQPPQLPLDRLFGVTTFELG, from the coding sequence ATGGCAGCGCAAAATTACACGATTAAAACAATGACTCGCAGCGAGCTTGATCTCGCCATTGACTGGGCCGCCTCAGAAGGGTGGAATCCGGGGCGATATGACGCTGACTGTTTCTATGCTGCCGACCCTAACGGATTCTTGATGGGGTGGCTGCAGGATGAGCCCATTGCCTCTATCTCGGTGGTCAAATACGGGGCCTCTTTTGGATTTCTGGGTTTCTACATCGTCAAACCAGAGTTTCGGGGATTGGGGTACGGCTTCCAAATTTGGCAAGCGGGGCTGAATTATTTGCAGGGATGCAACATTGGACTGGACGGCGTCGTGGCCCAACAGGACAATTACCTCAAGTCTGGCTTCAAGCTGGCCTACAGAAATATTCGATATGAGGGCAGGGGGGATGGCGTAGCGGCGGCACCTCAGGCGGAGTTGGTTCCCCTCACGTCACTCCCCATTGATACTGTGATTGAGTACGATCGCCCGTTTTTTCCCGACGATCGCACGGCCTTTCTTAAGCGCTGGCTGGCTCAACCCGACTGTGTTGAGATCGGGTTGATGCATGATCAATCTCTGGCGGGTTACGGGGTTCTGAGGGTTTGCCGCAGCGGCTATAAAATCGGCCCCCTCTTTGCCGATACGCCACAATTTGCAGACGTCCTCTTTTTGGCCCTGAAATCCAAGGTTCCATCCGGCAGCCCTTTTTATCTGGATGTTCCTGAAATCAATGCCCCCGCGATCGCCCTAGCCGAAAGACATCACATGCACAGCATGTTTGAAACAGCGAGAATGTACACGCAGCAACCACCACAGCTGCCTTTAGACCGGCTATTCGGAGTGACAACCTTCGAGCTTGGGTAG
- a CDS encoding RidA family protein has protein sequence MAAHIEHLNPAGLHQNPAFSQVVVTQGPMRTVYVGGQNAVDASGNVMGKGDIRAQAEQIFSNLEIALAAGDATLDNVIKWQIYVLQGQAPQPAFEVFQRVWGTRPNPPLITLLFVSGLAHPDFLMEIEAVAVVPAA, from the coding sequence ATGGCAGCCCATATCGAACACCTTAATCCGGCTGGACTACATCAAAATCCGGCCTTCTCTCAAGTCGTGGTCACCCAAGGCCCGATGCGCACCGTCTACGTGGGGGGGCAGAACGCGGTAGATGCCTCGGGGAACGTTATGGGCAAAGGGGATATCAGAGCCCAAGCTGAACAAATTTTTAGCAATTTGGAAATTGCCCTGGCAGCAGGCGATGCCACCCTAGACAACGTGATCAAGTGGCAAATTTATGTGCTTCAAGGGCAAGCACCGCAACCTGCGTTCGAGGTATTCCAACGAGTGTGGGGAACGCGGCCCAATCCGCCCCTGATTACGCTGCTGTTTGTTTCAGGGCTGGCACACCCAGACTTTTTGATGGAAATTGAAGCCGTAGCTGTGGTGCCAGCCGCGTAG